Proteins encoded within one genomic window of Sphingomonas sp. KRR8:
- a CDS encoding metalloregulator ArsR/SmtB family transcription factor translates to MEEKDAVAALGALGFDTRLAVVRLLSAAGKEGLAAGEIARKLQVQQNTLSDHLGLLARSGLLSTERCGRSIIYRLDTGSLQALLDFLRIECLDVRSAN, encoded by the coding sequence ATGGAAGAAAAGGATGCCGTTGCGGCATTGGGCGCGCTTGGCTTCGACACGAGGCTGGCAGTCGTTCGCCTGCTTTCCGCAGCAGGTAAGGAAGGTCTTGCGGCCGGCGAAATCGCTCGCAAACTTCAGGTGCAGCAAAATACATTGAGCGACCACCTCGGTTTGCTTGCCCGGTCTGGGCTTCTCAGCACGGAGCGTTGCGGCCGATCAATCATCTATCGTCTGGATACAGGTTCACTCCAGGCGCTCCTCGATTTTCTAAGGATAGAGTGCCTGGACGTTCGATCCGCGAATTAG
- a CDS encoding transposase family protein — MSQLPHYNYPANTLLEIDGAQYHPQPSPVPGRLHLIHVITGQPFLCPDHDGTISYPTPEALDELKIQGRLREIYPEPLLNAQKIAAKTEWDHSDCLALDPGSEKMLVQCELLDENNVPNGIKAMQIALPHLWTDELRQKYGEHDNIHNIRRWRSERGVKGRRTCKDMVRMNGKVPRAPWLNDVVEQIKQKHAMRCAATEGSFIDHLALASAELTLVNNGHHPFYPAPDTPYRCFSYATFRRACRKIIGSEIDEARHGPDYVEAKHKGAGKKLTANRILQRVIIDHTELDCFIVSDEAKPWCAERAWLTLAIDVHSRACLAALVTLLPPSYWTVFEIVRRMLLPKRPPSRLVERFPILRRLCGRPTEIIVDNGVEFRCKSMRDFARSTGISIRHAPIKKPRYKAIGERAFGTIPVWLLEGLPGHTKSIQYNRIAKNEPQAKAEVTLLGLEARANWTTGEYNVAPHEGIDNRPPALMFQNSANAHGIDVMCDIRAAMINIMEVEENVRITNSGARIFGLRYHSVRNVPTLLNDNLRFEPRRKKDDAVGITTKVKFDPSNIATVHAWNRHTRTYVTLECEDASYSDGMPLAFHQSLMERAAAEGRAFCSEDERLEFRAVRIAAIKDVAPKAKAREKAELARLYEHPRIRQLTGNIVSVDFDVAEAVPTDGFITHDQASQTAFDVEVMTGAPPRHRRTPAKGRSDRRSLPDTASKGDAAPIKRNKRSRAAGGEYAA; from the coding sequence ATGAGCCAGCTGCCTCACTACAACTATCCGGCCAACACGCTTCTCGAGATCGATGGCGCCCAGTACCATCCCCAGCCGTCACCGGTCCCGGGACGGCTTCACCTCATCCACGTCATCACCGGGCAGCCCTTTCTTTGTCCTGACCACGACGGCACCATCAGCTATCCGACGCCCGAGGCGCTCGACGAGCTGAAGATCCAGGGGCGTCTCCGTGAAATCTATCCCGAGCCCTTGCTCAATGCACAGAAGATCGCTGCCAAGACTGAGTGGGACCATTCCGACTGCCTCGCACTCGATCCCGGCTCGGAGAAGATGCTCGTGCAATGCGAGTTGCTCGACGAGAACAATGTTCCGAACGGCATCAAGGCAATGCAGATCGCATTGCCTCACCTTTGGACCGACGAACTTCGGCAGAAATACGGCGAACACGACAACATTCACAACATCAGGCGTTGGCGCAGTGAGCGCGGGGTGAAGGGCCGCCGCACCTGCAAGGACATGGTGCGGATGAACGGCAAGGTGCCCCGTGCGCCTTGGCTCAACGACGTGGTCGAGCAGATCAAACAGAAGCATGCTATGCGCTGCGCGGCGACGGAAGGTTCATTCATCGACCACCTCGCACTCGCTTCCGCAGAGCTGACCCTGGTCAACAATGGGCATCATCCCTTCTATCCCGCACCGGATACGCCCTACCGGTGCTTCAGCTACGCAACCTTCCGGCGCGCCTGTCGGAAGATCATCGGGAGCGAAATCGACGAGGCGCGGCATGGCCCCGATTACGTCGAAGCCAAGCACAAGGGGGCGGGAAAGAAGCTCACCGCCAATCGCATCCTGCAGCGTGTGATCATCGATCACACCGAGCTCGACTGTTTCATCGTCTCGGATGAAGCCAAGCCATGGTGCGCCGAGCGCGCGTGGCTCACGCTGGCCATCGACGTGCATTCGCGCGCCTGCCTTGCCGCGCTCGTCACCCTCCTTCCGCCGAGCTACTGGACGGTCTTCGAGATCGTGCGGCGTATGTTGCTGCCCAAGCGGCCGCCGTCGCGCCTCGTTGAGCGTTTTCCGATCCTGCGCCGGCTTTGTGGTCGACCGACGGAAATCATCGTCGACAATGGCGTCGAGTTTCGTTGCAAGAGCATGCGCGATTTTGCCCGCAGCACCGGCATCAGCATTCGCCACGCTCCCATCAAGAAGCCGCGCTACAAGGCGATTGGCGAACGAGCTTTCGGCACCATTCCCGTCTGGCTCCTGGAAGGGCTGCCCGGTCACACAAAAAGCATTCAATACAACCGCATTGCCAAGAACGAACCGCAAGCCAAAGCCGAAGTAACTCTACTCGGACTGGAGGCTCGCGCGAACTGGACCACCGGCGAGTATAATGTTGCTCCTCACGAGGGCATCGACAATCGCCCTCCAGCCCTCATGTTTCAAAATTCGGCCAATGCGCACGGCATCGATGTCATGTGCGATATCCGCGCAGCCATGATTAACATCATGGAAGTCGAAGAAAACGTACGGATCACGAACTCTGGCGCCCGTATCTTCGGCTTGCGGTATCATTCCGTCCGGAACGTTCCCACTCTCCTCAACGACAATTTGCGCTTTGAGCCCCGGCGCAAGAAGGACGATGCCGTCGGCATCACCACCAAGGTCAAGTTCGACCCTTCCAACATCGCGACGGTCCACGCGTGGAACCGCCACACCCGCACCTACGTGACACTGGAATGTGAGGATGCGTCCTACAGTGACGGCATGCCGCTGGCGTTCCATCAAAGCCTGATGGAACGTGCCGCCGCCGAGGGCCGGGCATTCTGTTCTGAGGACGAGCGGCTCGAGTTCCGCGCTGTCCGCATTGCCGCCATCAAAGATGTCGCCCCGAAGGCAAAAGCCCGCGAAAAGGCCGAACTCGCCCGCCTCTACGAGCATCCGCGCATTCGCCAGCTTACCGGCAATATCGTGAGCGTGGACTTCGACGTTGCAGAGGCTGTCCCT